ATCCACGCCACAAGGTGCAGACTGGCCCCCCCAACCACTGGCGGAGGAGAGCAGAGCCCTGGCAGGTAACCGGATGGttactccttttttctctcctgtttagTAGGTTCGGGCAGGGGACAGGTCAAGTCGGtccaaatgagagagagacaggagtcTCTCTGATTCCAGGCGAAGGAGAGCGGAAAGGCTTTCCTTCTCATGACACAGTCGGTGCCATGAACCCAGTGCCCCATGGACAGGGGCGCCCTTTGCAGAATGATCCAGAAAATGCAGACCAAGAGCCAGATCTTGGACATACGGACAAATCAATGAGCCCATTGGGACTCTACAACACTGTAAGTCCTGACAAAACAGTGAGATACATTGACAATGCTGCAATGAGAGAGTCTGAAGAAAAAGAGTCAGAAAAGACTGATGGACATATTTTACCAGCTCTCTCCCGAGTTAAACGAATTGTGAattctattgtttttaaatgtcctaTTGACAgatgtaaaatgaatgattgtAATATTGCATATCCAGTTACTTTTTCTCGAGGTAGATGGCGGT
This sequence is a window from Thunnus albacares chromosome 20, fThuAlb1.1, whole genome shotgun sequence. Protein-coding genes within it:
- the LOC122971009 gene encoding uncharacterized protein LOC122971009 isoform X7, which encodes MDPRHKVQTGPPNHWRRRAEPWQVTGWLLLFSLLFSRFGQGTGQVGPNERETGVSLIPGEGERKGFPSHDTVGAMNPVPHGQGRPLQNDPENADQEPDLGHTDKSMSPLGLYNTVSPDKTVRYIDNAAMRESEEKESEKTDGHILPALSRVKRIVNSIVFKCPIDRCKMNDCNIAYPVTFSRGRWRWSTYDKTLFETKQSSSTSTKDWMRRFHPEDHSRRMDSTSPCIVCASNLSMVMALYCTQSAWVEDFTL